From Bordetella flabilis, the proteins below share one genomic window:
- a CDS encoding aspartate/glutamate racemase family protein yields MAGAAFALRLSALTPADRDQDHIPALLLNDPRVPDRTAATRGGEDPLPYLLHGVEFLNTSGARLIAVPCNTAHLWYEAMAKASRAPVLHIVESVVEDLRRRGIHSGRIGLMGTEATLRLGLYQRHLAQHGYECVVPTEDEIAAYCTASILAVKANRLAEAYEPAAAGVRLLASRGAVAVVLGCTELPLAIPHDRRPEFDVVLTDSIDALALAVIQRYQADCLPASAAA; encoded by the coding sequence ATGGCCGGCGCCGCCTTCGCGCTGCGCCTGTCCGCCCTGACCCCCGCCGACCGCGACCAGGACCACATCCCCGCCCTGTTGCTGAACGACCCACGGGTGCCGGACCGCACGGCCGCCACGCGCGGCGGCGAGGATCCGCTGCCCTACCTGTTGCACGGCGTGGAGTTCCTCAACACGAGCGGCGCGCGCCTGATCGCGGTGCCCTGCAACACCGCGCATCTCTGGTACGAGGCCATGGCCAAGGCCTCGCGCGCGCCGGTGCTGCATATCGTGGAGTCCGTCGTGGAAGACCTGCGCCGCCGCGGCATACACAGCGGACGGATCGGACTGATGGGCACCGAGGCGACCCTGCGCCTGGGCCTGTACCAACGGCACCTGGCGCAGCACGGCTACGAATGCGTGGTGCCGACGGAAGACGAAATCGCGGCGTATTGCACCGCATCCATTCTGGCCGTCAAGGCGAACAGGCTGGCCGAAGCCTACGAACCGGCCGCGGCCGGCGTGCGCTTGCTGGCTTCGCGTGGAGCCGTGGCAGTCGTGCTGGGATGCACGGAACTGCCCCTGGCCATTCCGCACGACCGCCGTCCGGAATTCGACGTGGTCCTGACGGATTCCATCGACGCGCTGGCCCTGGCGGTGATCCAGCGCTACCAGGCCGACTGCCTGCCGGCATCCGCGGCCGCCTAG
- a CDS encoding ABC transporter ATP-binding protein → MLKLENVHTYYGAIQALNGVSVEINKGEIVTLIGANGAGKTTLLMTVCGNPRARSGTITFEGQDITNQHTHHIMRSGVAISPEGRRVFKDLTVAENLMMGGFFASRAEVQAGLEHVYGLFPRLKERADQRAGTMSGGEQQMLAIGRALMTRPRLLLLDEPTLGLAPLIIAQIFDIIRTIRDQGVTVFLVEQNANKALQVADRGYVLENGRVVLQDTGANLLVNPDVRKAYLGG, encoded by the coding sequence ATGCTGAAGCTGGAGAACGTGCACACCTATTACGGCGCCATCCAGGCGCTCAACGGTGTGTCGGTGGAAATCAACAAAGGCGAGATCGTCACCTTGATCGGCGCCAACGGCGCGGGCAAGACCACCTTGCTGATGACGGTCTGCGGCAACCCGCGCGCGCGCTCGGGCACGATCACGTTCGAAGGCCAGGACATCACGAACCAGCACACGCATCACATCATGCGCAGCGGTGTCGCGATTTCCCCGGAAGGACGCCGGGTCTTCAAGGACCTGACGGTGGCGGAAAACCTGATGATGGGCGGTTTCTTCGCCAGCCGGGCGGAGGTGCAAGCCGGACTGGAGCATGTGTACGGCCTGTTCCCGCGCCTGAAGGAGCGGGCCGACCAGCGCGCAGGCACCATGTCCGGCGGGGAACAACAGATGCTGGCCATCGGCCGGGCGCTGATGACGCGCCCACGCCTGCTGCTGCTCGACGAGCCCACGCTGGGCCTGGCGCCGCTGATCATCGCGCAGATCTTCGACATCATCCGCACCATACGCGACCAGGGCGTGACCGTCTTCCTGGTCGAGCAGAACGCCAACAAGGCCCTGCAGGTGGCAGATCGCGGCTATGTGCTCGAGAACGGCAGGGTAGTGCTGCAGGACACCGGCGCCAACCTGCTCGTGAACCCGGATGTCCGCAAGGCGTACCTGGGTGGGTGA
- the livG gene encoding high-affinity branched-chain amino acid ABC transporter ATP-binding protein LivG, which produces MSDVLLKVSGLCMRFGGLLAVDHVEFDVKSDEVFAIIGPNGAGKTTVFNCVGGFYKPTAGEITMDGRGITGLPSHGVARHGLVRTFQNVRLFKQLTVLENLLVAQHTQVDTRLLSGLLKLKSYRQSEADALARAAQWLDFMGLRQYANREAGNLAYGHQRRLEIARCMITKPRLLMLDEPAAGLNPQEKQDLQRLIDRLRREFGVAVLLIEHDMSLIMGISDRILVMEHGKPIMTGTPQAVRSDERVIKAYLGEE; this is translated from the coding sequence ATGAGCGACGTCCTGTTGAAGGTATCCGGACTGTGCATGCGGTTCGGCGGCCTGCTGGCCGTGGACCATGTCGAATTCGACGTCAAGAGCGACGAAGTGTTCGCCATCATCGGGCCCAATGGCGCGGGCAAGACTACCGTCTTCAATTGCGTGGGCGGCTTCTACAAGCCCACGGCCGGCGAGATCACCATGGACGGGCGCGGCATCACCGGCCTGCCCAGCCACGGCGTGGCGCGCCATGGCCTGGTGCGCACGTTCCAGAACGTGCGGCTCTTCAAGCAATTGACAGTGCTCGAGAACCTGCTGGTGGCGCAGCACACCCAGGTCGATACGCGGCTGTTGTCCGGGTTGTTGAAGCTGAAATCCTATCGGCAGTCCGAGGCCGACGCACTCGCCCGCGCCGCGCAGTGGCTGGACTTCATGGGCCTGCGGCAGTACGCCAACCGCGAGGCCGGCAACCTGGCCTACGGCCATCAGCGCCGCCTGGAAATTGCCCGCTGCATGATTACCAAGCCGCGGCTGCTCATGCTGGATGAGCCGGCCGCTGGCCTGAATCCCCAGGAAAAGCAGGACCTGCAGCGCCTGATCGACCGCCTGCGCCGTGAATTCGGCGTGGCGGTGCTGCTCATCGAGCACGACATGAGTCTGATCATGGGCATCTCCGACCGCATTCTGGTCATGGAGCATGGCAAGCCCATCATGACAGGCACGCCGCAGGCGGTGCGCAGCGATGAGCGCGTCATCAAGGCGTACCTGGGAGAAGAATAA